The following are from one region of the Acidobacteriota bacterium genome:
- the epsC gene encoding serine O-acetyltransferase EpsC produces the protein MNKLDIAARQNRLAQIMERVAASYDEAIPKIHHIDRMPLPSREDAAAIMNALEEIIFPGYYTTSNVTHQRIIYRVQERVGWLFEHLSDQITKSLFHMDALDGERCFTSDAKAEECAYRFLEALPRIRCLLAKDIRAAFDGDPAAQCIDEIILSYPAVYAMMAYRVAHELYLLDVPLLPRMLTEIAHSKTGIDIHPGATIGERFFIDHGTGVVIGETTVIGNNVKLYQGVTLGALSFPKDENGRLLRGNKRHPTIEDDVVIYAGATILGGDTVIGSGSIIGGNVWLTESVPPFSRVVLGDPKPRFLEPQESYHQV, from the coding sequence GACAAAACAGACTGGCGCAGATTATGGAGCGCGTCGCCGCTTCCTACGATGAAGCGATTCCCAAAATTCATCACATCGACCGCATGCCTTTGCCTTCGCGTGAAGATGCTGCTGCGATTATGAACGCTCTGGAAGAAATTATTTTTCCCGGTTATTACACGACCAGCAATGTCACTCATCAGCGCATCATCTATCGCGTACAGGAGCGCGTCGGTTGGTTGTTTGAACATCTGAGCGACCAGATAACCAAAAGCCTTTTTCATATGGATGCGCTCGATGGCGAACGCTGTTTTACATCGGATGCCAAAGCCGAAGAATGCGCTTATCGCTTTCTCGAAGCTTTGCCGCGCATTCGCTGTTTACTTGCCAAAGATATTCGCGCGGCATTTGATGGCGACCCGGCGGCGCAATGTATTGATGAAATTATTCTCAGTTACCCGGCGGTCTATGCGATGATGGCGTACCGCGTGGCGCACGAACTTTATCTTTTAGATGTGCCATTGTTGCCGAGAATGCTTACGGAAATCGCTCATTCAAAAACCGGAATCGATATTCATCCGGGCGCAACCATCGGCGAACGATTTTTTATCGACCACGGAACCGGCGTGGTGATTGGCGAAACCACAGTGATTGGCAATAATGTCAAACTCTATCAGGGGGTGACGCTTGGCGCGCTCTCTTTTCCCAAAGATGAAAACGGCAGATTGCTGCGCGGCAATAAACGCCATCCGACCATCGAAGATGATGTAGTGATTTATGCAGGCGCGACGATTTTAGGAGGCGACACCGTCATTGGCAGCGGCAGTATTATTGGCGGCAATGTCTGGTTGACCGAATCGGTTCCGCCGTTTTCGCGGGTTGTGCTCGGCGACCCCAAGCCCAGATTTTTAGAACCCCAGGAATCCTATCATCAAGTTTAG
- a CDS encoding DNA methyltransferase, whose protein sequence is MLHVEQLQWLADNNGFETHLKFSGDAIDVCIASVAFNPEDRFTPVNTQKIKNHSVAERNLKLLREAAVNLSNDGLMFVYGLPSQLARYAVALADLLTFRYWVAVRTATKEKAMGLRPEHTGLLLLSKPGAPINKLRMSHSMCKACGKTLKDWGGKSHLMNPQGVMLSDVWMDLIVDGNDQMPAEIFERILQLSLSVNRKQLLLLSLDERPLQFSLFQEAPTAHPLHWQKPKPQPSREIPKAILNTMHKGKCLEVLKKIPSQTVDLAFADPPFNLTKTYNGYTDALEQDDYTGWCKRWLIEYERVLKPGGALVVLNLPKWSFFLADFLCRSKHLYLQNWIVWNALPEPKGILMPAHYTLLYFTKGKTPSRFNYCSMEEGWQPFVEAVFPPDRADVCKRRVCIRKRRASASTWRGELTDIWYDIPRDRRAGRRSSSLEIHPCPTPEALIDRIIRLTTNGGDVVLDAFAGVGTTALVAQRLGRNFVTIEQDTGYNIVAEKRIGERQLPLPQAKPRKTGTVTKRKLQLELKRIAVALNRVPTRTDIETYSQYKIEQYESVFASWGEALKAAKIFARSPENLYELFDVQTQEDLFAFLDLQD, encoded by the coding sequence ATGTTGCACGTTGAACAACTGCAGTGGCTGGCTGACAACAATGGATTTGAAACTCACCTGAAGTTTAGCGGCGACGCAATTGATGTGTGCATTGCCTCTGTCGCCTTCAACCCGGAAGACCGCTTCACGCCCGTCAATACCCAGAAAATTAAAAACCATTCGGTTGCCGAACGAAACCTGAAATTATTACGTGAAGCCGCCGTCAATTTATCCAACGACGGCTTGATGTTTGTTTACGGGTTGCCATCGCAACTGGCGCGTTACGCAGTGGCGCTAGCGGATTTACTAACCTTTCGCTACTGGGTTGCGGTTCGTACGGCGACGAAAGAAAAAGCGATGGGGTTAAGACCTGAACATACAGGTTTGTTGCTTCTATCCAAACCGGGCGCGCCTATCAATAAATTGCGAATGTCGCATTCGATGTGCAAAGCCTGTGGGAAAACCTTGAAAGATTGGGGCGGCAAATCGCATTTGATGAATCCGCAAGGGGTGATGCTTTCCGATGTCTGGATGGATTTAATCGTTGATGGCAACGACCAGATGCCTGCGGAAATTTTTGAACGTATCCTGCAACTTTCACTCAGTGTCAATCGCAAACAGCTATTACTGCTGTCACTCGATGAACGCCCGCTGCAATTTTCGTTGTTTCAGGAAGCTCCGACTGCTCATCCTTTACACTGGCAAAAACCTAAACCGCAACCATCGCGAGAGATTCCTAAAGCTATTTTAAATACTATGCACAAAGGCAAATGTCTGGAGGTGTTGAAAAAAATTCCCTCGCAGACTGTTGATCTGGCATTTGCCGACCCGCCCTTTAATTTGACCAAAACCTATAACGGCTATACGGATGCGCTTGAGCAGGATGATTACACCGGCTGGTGCAAACGCTGGTTAATCGAATATGAACGGGTGTTAAAACCGGGCGGCGCGCTGGTGGTTTTGAATTTGCCGAAATGGTCATTCTTTCTTGCCGATTTTTTGTGCCGCTCGAAACATCTGTACTTGCAAAACTGGATCGTCTGGAATGCCTTGCCGGAACCCAAAGGCATATTGATGCCCGCGCATTATACGTTGCTCTATTTCACCAAAGGTAAAACGCCATCGCGATTCAATTACTGTTCAATGGAAGAAGGCTGGCAACCGTTTGTTGAAGCGGTTTTTCCGCCTGACCGCGCAGATGTTTGTAAACGCCGCGTATGTATTCGCAAACGTCGCGCTTCGGCTTCAACCTGGCGAGGTGAACTCACAGACATCTGGTATGACATTCCGCGTGACCGTCGCGCCGGTCGTCGTTCATCATCACTTGAAATCCATCCTTGCCCGACCCCTGAAGCGTTGATTGATCGAATTATTCGTTTAACCACCAATGGCGGTGATGTGGTGTTGGACGCTTTTGCAGGCGTAGGGACAACTGCGTTGGTAGCGCAAAGGCTCGGCAGAAATTTTGTGACGATTGAACAGGATACCGGTTACAACATCGTTGCGGAGAAGCGAATCGGCGAACGTCAATTGCCTCTGCCACAAGCAAAACCAAGAAAAACCGGGACGGTCACGAAACGAAAATTGCAATTGGAACTTAAACGCATTGCCGTGGCGCTCAATCGTGTACCGACGAGAACCGATATTGAAACGTATTCGCAGTATAAAATCGAGCAGTATGAATCGGTTTTTGCTTCCTGGGGTGAAGCTTTGAAAGCCGCAAAGATTTTCGCGCGTTCGCCGGAGAATTTATATGAACTCTTCGATGTCCAAACCCAGGAAGATTTATTCGCCTTTCTCGACCTACAGGATTAA
- a CDS encoding OmpA family protein translates to MKFKSFIFLCASIVLLSGYPALPQIRVETRTTEVVIAQRATLAIKYPEGDGTSVDLIGSPVQPRVRGKAEIKRKEGRTRIKLDLDRLDNPQTLGAYYTTYVLWAVAPEGQADNLGELYVDGNKSEIEVTTSYQNFALIVTAEPHGQVKLPSPVIVAENVLRENTKGTISSSQIEYRGDSGIYYVAKDGSLSPDYATPLIILGARRSVEIARRADAGEFAPEELRQAENRLSTLESIWVRHRRHEKMYAGEARDVIRLGELARSLAVERAVQARLDGERRAASQEIARSQNEAERARMEAQDYRAALVRSENELLAARKRLEDAQTEADRAKASAEVARLEAERQRLEKEQARQTAAQAQQATEEARREAEKARQERDALQQRLYISISEILETRRTARGLIVNLSDVLFDFDKASLKPGAREKLSKLAGILLAYPGDYGMEIEGHTDAIGSDEYNLKLSADRAASVRDYLTQAGISGTKIIAVRGLGKTQPVATNDTPEGRQVNRRVEIIIADTEVLTPASINRRQ, encoded by the coding sequence ATGAAATTCAAAAGTTTCATCTTCTTATGTGCTTCAATCGTTTTATTATCCGGTTATCCTGCACTCCCACAAATCCGCGTTGAAACCCGTACAACCGAAGTCGTCATTGCCCAACGCGCGACGCTTGCCATTAAATACCCGGAAGGTGATGGCACTTCAGTAGATTTAATCGGTTCACCTGTTCAACCCCGGGTTCGAGGAAAAGCCGAAATCAAACGCAAAGAAGGCAGAACCAGAATTAAACTCGATCTCGACCGCCTGGATAATCCGCAAACCCTTGGAGCCTATTACACCACTTATGTGCTTTGGGCGGTCGCCCCCGAAGGGCAGGCAGATAACCTCGGTGAACTGTATGTTGATGGGAATAAAAGTGAAATTGAAGTAACCACAAGTTATCAAAATTTCGCACTCATCGTCACTGCCGAGCCTCATGGGCAGGTCAAGTTGCCCAGCCCGGTCATCGTCGCTGAAAATGTTTTGCGTGAAAATACCAAAGGCACAATCTCTTCAAGTCAAATTGAATATCGCGGGGATTCAGGAATTTACTATGTAGCCAAAGACGGCAGCCTTTCGCCGGATTATGCGACGCCTCTGATTATTTTAGGCGCGCGTCGTTCGGTTGAAATCGCCCGTCGCGCTGACGCAGGCGAATTTGCTCCCGAAGAATTGCGTCAGGCAGAGAACAGATTATCTACTCTCGAATCCATCTGGGTGCGGCACAGGCGTCACGAAAAAATGTATGCCGGCGAAGCCCGCGATGTCATCCGGTTGGGCGAATTGGCACGCAGCCTTGCGGTAGAACGAGCCGTACAAGCACGTCTTGACGGAGAACGCCGGGCTGCCTCCCAAGAAATTGCCCGTTCACAAAACGAAGCTGAACGCGCCAGAATGGAAGCCCAGGATTATCGCGCGGCTTTGGTGCGTTCAGAAAACGAATTGCTCGCCGCGCGCAAACGGCTTGAAGATGCACAGACCGAAGCCGACCGCGCCAAAGCCAGCGCAGAGGTTGCGCGATTAGAGGCAGAGCGCCAACGACTTGAAAAAGAGCAAGCCCGACAGACGGCTGCGCAAGCCCAACAGGCAACCGAAGAAGCTCGACGTGAAGCTGAAAAAGCCCGACAGGAACGCGATGCTCTGCAACAGCGACTCTATATTTCGATTTCCGAAATTCTCGAAACCAGACGCACAGCGCGTGGCTTGATTGTTAATCTTTCCGACGTTTTATTCGACTTTGACAAAGCGTCGTTAAAACCCGGAGCGCGCGAAAAATTGAGTAAACTCGCAGGGATTTTATTGGCTTATCCGGGTGATTACGGCATGGAAATCGAAGGGCATACGGATGCCATCGGCTCGGATGAATATAACCTCAAACTTTCCGCAGACCGGGCAGCGTCAGTGAGAGATTATCTCACGCAGGCGGGTATCTCCGGCACGAAAATCATTGCGGTTCGCGGGCTTGGCAAAACTCAGCCGGTTGCAACCAATGACACGCCCGAAGGCCGACAGGTGAATCGCCGTGTGGAAATTATTATTGCCGATACTGAAGTTTTAACTCCGGCTTCCATCAATCGCCGGCAGTAA
- a CDS encoding lmo0937 family membrane protein yields the protein MLWTLILILLVLWALGLIGNVGGLIHLLLVVALVLFIIQLLTGRRTTV from the coding sequence GTGTTGTGGACACTAATTTTAATTCTTTTGGTTTTATGGGCGCTTGGACTGATCGGTAATGTAGGTGGGTTGATTCACCTCTTACTGGTTGTGGCGTTGGTATTATTTATCATTCAGTTGCTTACCGGACGTCGAACGACGGTCTAG
- a CDS encoding SRPBCC family protein, whose protein sequence is MNTAKIIRFQLDSGTITTLKTVHIPQEVTDGMNIEKTIYIYRPVYEVYQFWRRLSSLPTIASNLEAVKVTDNRHSQWVMKAPLGEIKWTAEIIEEVENQLISWCSLEPSAVPNEGFVKFEPMLDGRGTEVHVWIHFKPPLGNFGSWVANLFGKNPEKLLEETLCNLKDKLESKGLADTQELPVYTD, encoded by the coding sequence ATGAATACTGCAAAAATTATCCGTTTCCAACTAGACTCTGGAACCATAACAACTTTAAAAACCGTCCATATTCCCCAAGAAGTAACTGATGGGATGAATATTGAAAAGACCATTTATATCTATAGACCGGTCTATGAGGTTTATCAATTTTGGCGCAGATTATCCAGCCTGCCAACCATCGCCAGCAATTTGGAAGCGGTGAAAGTTACAGACAATCGCCATTCCCAATGGGTAATGAAAGCCCCCTTGGGAGAAATTAAATGGACTGCCGAAATTATCGAAGAAGTCGAAAATCAATTAATCAGTTGGTGTTCATTGGAGCCGTCGGCGGTTCCCAATGAAGGATTTGTCAAATTTGAACCCATGCTTGACGGAAGAGGCACAGAAGTTCATGTCTGGATTCATTTTAAACCGCCATTGGGAAATTTCGGCTCCTGGGTTGCCAATCTATTTGGCAAAAATCCTGAAAAACTTCTCGAAGAAACGCTCTGCAATTTGAAAGATAAACTGGAAAGCAAAGGTTTGGCAGATACTCAAGAACTGCCGGTTTATACAGATTAA
- a CDS encoding CsbD family protein: MWNKDEIKGKGKEVKGKFKEEAGDLMDNPNLESRGRKEQAEGQIQQNYGEAKRKIKETVDDLTD; encoded by the coding sequence ATGTGGAATAAAGATGAAATTAAAGGGAAGGGGAAAGAAGTAAAAGGAAAATTTAAGGAAGAAGCCGGTGACCTGATGGATAATCCGAATCTTGAAAGCCGAGGCAGGAAGGAACAGGCGGAAGGACAAATTCAACAAAACTATGGCGAAGCCAAACGCAAAATCAAAGAAACGGTCGATGATTTAACCGATTAA
- a CDS encoding BON domain-containing protein, whose amino-acid sequence MKSFKSLVIVIFSVMIFTGCERYESNTNSTNSNANRQAQISDADLERAIEDKFDADAQIKNTNIDVDADVDTNSVTLSGTVDSQELRLKAVELAKSSHAGLIINDKIDVKPREVSREGYTDDMAKRDRERAKSSGDSIGDNLEDAWLYTKVMAKLIGDKDTPGRKINVDVKNQVVTLRGTVDSTEQKQEAERIAKATDGVKSVNNQLKVGKA is encoded by the coding sequence ATGAAGAGTTTTAAATCGCTGGTGATTGTGATTTTTTCTGTAATGATTTTTACCGGATGTGAAAGATATGAATCCAATACCAATTCAACCAACAGCAATGCAAACAGACAAGCCCAAATAAGCGATGCGGATTTAGAAAGAGCAATTGAAGATAAATTCGATGCCGATGCGCAAATTAAAAATACCAATATCGATGTCGATGCCGATGTCGATACCAATTCCGTAACCTTGAGCGGTACGGTTGATTCGCAGGAGTTGCGACTCAAAGCTGTTGAATTGGCGAAAAGTTCGCATGCGGGTTTAATCATCAATGACAAAATCGATGTCAAACCGCGTGAAGTTTCGCGTGAAGGCTATACCGATGATATGGCGAAACGAGATCGCGAAAGAGCCAAATCTTCGGGTGATTCGATTGGCGATAATTTGGAAGACGCCTGGTTATACACCAAGGTCATGGCGAAGTTAATCGGTGACAAAGACACCCCGGGGCGCAAAATTAATGTCGATGTGAAGAATCAAGTCGTCACCTTGCGCGGAACGGTTGATTCAACCGAGCAAAAACAGGAGGCTGAGCGTATTGCAAAAGCTACGGATGGAGTGAAAAGCGTCAATAATCAATTGAAGGTTGGCAAAGCTTAA
- a CDS encoding DHHA1 domain-containing protein, translating to MQPTTRLYYSDSALLDFQATVLEVQTVNGQTRIVLDQTAFYPTGGGQPFDTGRLSGIEIIEVIEENDKIFHITNASEQLSVGQIVECHIDAARRLEHLQQHSGQHLLSQAFIQAVNAETRSFHLGSQSSTIDIELATPNDEAMRAAEEIANAIVFENRPMRVHLVNDEEATQLPLRKESAVSGIIRVIEIEDFDWSPCGGTHAKQTGQIGLIVIKSFERVKSNLTRVEFVCGHRALEDYRLANQTAVTTARLFSVGRDGAPPLVEKNLQEVKTLKRRIKDLLELAMTTEALQLINATPETNGLKLIKLLFDNRDVDELRILVSKLTTEDSVVALLATKDDNGARLIFARSMNLSQNMGQLLSAVCQMTGGRGGGKPEMAQGGATDVSKLAAALNDAAEQVLR from the coding sequence ATGCAACCAACCACACGACTCTATTATTCCGATTCTGCTTTACTTGATTTCCAGGCAACCGTTCTTGAGGTACAAACCGTTAATGGACAGACGAGAATCGTGCTTGACCAGACCGCTTTCTATCCAACAGGAGGCGGTCAACCGTTTGACACCGGCAGGCTCAGCGGTATTGAAATCATTGAAGTCATCGAAGAGAATGACAAGATTTTTCATATTACGAATGCCTCGGAACAACTTTCCGTGGGGCAAATCGTCGAATGCCACATTGATGCAGCCCGGCGGTTGGAGCATCTGCAACAACATAGCGGTCAACACCTTCTTTCACAGGCGTTCATTCAAGCCGTAAATGCCGAAACCCGTTCGTTTCATCTCGGTTCACAAAGTTCAACCATCGACATTGAACTTGCCACACCGAACGATGAGGCGATGCGCGCCGCCGAAGAGATTGCCAATGCCATCGTCTTTGAAAATCGACCGATGCGCGTTCATCTGGTGAATGATGAAGAGGCGACTCAACTCCCGCTTCGCAAAGAGAGTGCGGTGAGCGGCATAATTCGGGTTATTGAGATTGAAGATTTTGATTGGTCGCCTTGCGGGGGAACCCATGCTAAACAGACAGGGCAAATCGGTTTGATCGTCATCAAATCTTTCGAGCGGGTGAAAAGCAATCTGACACGGGTTGAATTTGTTTGCGGGCATCGCGCTTTGGAAGATTACCGACTGGCAAATCAAACGGCGGTAACTACAGCGCGATTGTTCAGCGTCGGAAGAGACGGCGCGCCGCCATTGGTAGAAAAAAACCTTCAGGAAGTTAAAACCCTCAAACGGCGTATCAAAGATTTACTGGAACTGGCGATGACCACCGAAGCCCTACAGTTGATAAATGCCACGCCGGAAACCAACGGATTAAAACTGATTAAATTGCTGTTCGACAATCGCGATGTTGATGAACTTCGCATACTGGTTTCAAAACTCACAACCGAGGATTCGGTAGTTGCGTTGCTGGCGACCAAAGACGACAACGGCGCGCGTTTGATTTTCGCGCGTTCTATGAATCTCTCGCAAAATATGGGGCAACTCTTATCCGCAGTTTGTCAGATGACCGGAGGGCGCGGTGGCGGCAAACCGGAGATGGCGCAAGGCGGCGCGACGGATGTGAGCAAGCTGGCAGCAGCCCTGAACGATGCAGCAGAGCAGGTATTGCGTTAA
- a CDS encoding asparaginase — MTNDKKRIAIYFTGGTISMKIDPTLGAAVPALSGKEIIGNVPEIAIEAEAEIIDFGRYPGPHWTLPLMWELAKQVQSTLSRPEVDGVVVTHGTDSLEETSFFLDLTIHSEKPVVFVGAMRNSSEAAWDGPPNLLSAVRVALSDAARGKGVMVVMNDTIVAASEATKTHTESIDAFQGLDFGCLGVVDKGEVIFRRTILNRQPLNAGFVVEPVFLIKVAAGVDSTLIHAAIDAGAKGLVIEAMGRGNVPPACVDGIQRAIEQNIPVVLTSRCPRGRVYDSYGYEGAGKQLRRMGVIFADFLNAQKARIKLALALSMTGEVNGIRKLFEQ; from the coding sequence ATGACGAATGACAAAAAACGCATCGCGATTTATTTTACCGGCGGGACGATTTCGATGAAGATTGATCCAACGCTTGGCGCGGCTGTTCCTGCGCTATCCGGGAAGGAAATTATCGGCAACGTTCCTGAAATCGCGATTGAAGCCGAAGCCGAGATTATTGATTTCGGCAGATATCCGGGTCCGCATTGGACGTTACCTCTGATGTGGGAATTAGCAAAACAGGTGCAATCCACTTTATCACGCCCTGAGGTTGATGGAGTCGTGGTCACGCATGGTACGGATTCGCTGGAAGAGACCAGCTTTTTTCTCGATTTAACCATTCATAGCGAAAAACCTGTGGTGTTTGTCGGGGCGATGCGCAACAGTTCGGAAGCCGCCTGGGACGGACCGCCTAATTTGCTATCAGCGGTGCGCGTCGCATTGTCTGACGCAGCGCGTGGCAAAGGGGTGATGGTGGTGATGAATGACACGATTGTTGCCGCAAGCGAAGCCACCAAAACGCACACTGAATCGATTGATGCTTTTCAAGGATTGGATTTTGGTTGTCTTGGAGTTGTCGATAAAGGCGAGGTAATTTTTCGCCGGACGATTTTAAATCGCCAACCCCTGAACGCCGGATTTGTCGTTGAGCCGGTTTTTTTGATTAAGGTTGCAGCAGGCGTTGATTCGACGTTGATTCACGCGGCGATTGATGCGGGAGCCAAAGGATTGGTTATCGAAGCGATGGGGCGAGGCAATGTTCCGCCTGCGTGTGTTGACGGCATTCAGCGCGCGATTGAACAAAATATTCCGGTGGTGTTGACTTCGCGTTGCCCGCGTGGTCGCGTCTATGACAGTTATGGCTATGAAGGAGCGGGCAAACAACTTCGACGAATGGGCGTCATTTTCGCGGATTTCCTGAATGCTCAAAAAGCGCGAATCAAACTGGCGCTGGCTTTGAGTATGACCGGCGAAGTAAATGGGATTCGCAAATTGTTTGAGCAATGA
- a CDS encoding MFS transporter has product MSKERAFLAIYISIAISYLGVGLVAPLISIVLAEHGANSVIVGLVGTTMFTAFTLASFPLGHWIDRRGAKLFLIWGLVVYGVSLAFFAFTNSIALFFILRFIEGVGAAAISVATETMIGQLSEPHERARRMSYYALSVGAGWAAGPLAGALLFTLQPGLPFFACCLLSVLAAIAVAIFVPHSGTRGHHQDASIKQFSFVLIIPVSAGALYGYLMSSLVTLFPLYLKRLGISETLMGSIITAVIIGTILSQVPIGHAADKFGKIRVLFISSVIVAVVFLLMPQSSNWQSFLIYGAVLGAAAGSFYPVGLSIIGELVRHEKLGAANALFSLMFGIGSLIGPTVSGYTMNQFGYGWLFYLPASLTILFCFMVIFSKLKMADSRVP; this is encoded by the coding sequence GTGTCGAAAGAACGGGCGTTTCTGGCAATCTACATCAGCATCGCAATCAGTTACCTCGGCGTTGGGCTGGTCGCGCCATTGATTTCAATCGTTCTGGCTGAACATGGCGCCAACAGCGTCATCGTCGGGCTTGTGGGAACGACGATGTTTACGGCATTCACCCTGGCATCGTTTCCCCTCGGACATTGGATAGATCGGCGCGGCGCAAAGTTATTTTTAATCTGGGGACTGGTGGTTTACGGCGTTTCGCTGGCATTTTTCGCCTTTACCAATTCCATCGCGCTGTTCTTTATTCTGCGGTTTATTGAAGGCGTAGGCGCGGCAGCCATTTCGGTTGCCACGGAAACCATGATCGGACAACTCAGCGAACCGCACGAACGCGCCAGACGCATGAGTTATTACGCGCTCTCGGTTGGCGCAGGTTGGGCAGCGGGACCACTGGCAGGCGCTTTATTGTTTACCCTGCAACCGGGACTACCGTTTTTTGCCTGTTGTTTACTGAGTGTTCTGGCGGCTATCGCGGTTGCCATATTTGTTCCGCATTCGGGAACCAGAGGGCATCACCAGGATGCTTCCATCAAACAGTTTTCCTTTGTCTTAATCATTCCGGTTTCGGCAGGCGCGCTTTATGGTTATCTGATGTCATCGCTGGTGACGCTATTCCCGCTTTATCTGAAACGACTCGGCATCAGCGAAACGTTGATGGGAAGCATCATCACGGCAGTCATCATCGGCACCATTCTAAGTCAAGTGCCTATCGGACACGCGGCGGACAAGTTTGGCAAGATTCGTGTGCTGTTTATTTCAAGCGTCATCGTTGCGGTGGTTTTCCTGCTGATGCCACAGAGTTCAAACTGGCAGAGCTTTTTAATCTATGGGGCAGTGCTTGGCGCTGCGGCTGGCAGCTTTTATCCTGTCGGACTATCAATTATCGGGGAATTAGTAAGACACGAAAAGTTAGGCGCAGCCAATGCGCTTTTCTCGTTGATGTTCGGCATCGGCTCTTTGATTGGGCCAACCGTTTCAGGTTACACAATGAATCAATTCGGATACGGCTGGCTGTTTTATCTGCCTGCGAGTTTAACCATACTGTTCTGTTTTATGGTTATCTTCTCAAAATTAAAAATGGCGGATAGCCGCGTGCCCTGA